One genomic segment of Acidihalobacter prosperus includes these proteins:
- a CDS encoding ATP-binding protein, whose amino-acid sequence MPRRYGLFQTTAFRLSLFYVLLYSLLTAITLGVIYWSTTRYITAQVDAALAIERDALIHDYRKGGLSALQAAVNRRTRDEVTGGHFWLLLGEGSQHLAGNFLFWPDGLGRSGGFGYINLDSMSIPKPQRADDDDVDVRTLATPLKQGVTLLIGQALSSEEQLADHTFALVAWGVGVIALLSLLGGVLMGRNVLRRLESVSEAAGEIMAGRLSQRIPVAGRGDEFDELAERLNAMLRRIDQLVCGMREVTDNVAHDLRSPLTRLRNRLEVALLEAREPAEYREVIEGAVADLEGIIQTFNALLSIAQAEAGMRRKDFSPVELVALTADLGELYGALAEEAGLVLDIDGCGEAWVSGHRDLIAQAVGNLLDNAIKYTPAGGRVRLELACTGGHVRLSVSDSGPGIPDAEYERVMQRFVRLDAARSSPGNGLGLALVKAVAQLHGATVSLGDAGPGLAVTLDFPTL is encoded by the coding sequence ATGCCGCGCCGCTACGGCCTGTTCCAGACCACGGCCTTCAGGCTGTCGCTGTTCTACGTGCTGCTCTACAGTCTGCTGACGGCGATCACCCTGGGCGTGATCTACTGGTCGACCACGCGCTACATCACCGCGCAGGTGGATGCCGCGCTGGCCATCGAGCGCGACGCGCTGATCCACGATTACCGCAAGGGCGGGCTGTCGGCGCTCCAGGCGGCCGTGAACCGGCGTACGCGGGATGAAGTGACCGGCGGCCACTTCTGGCTGCTGCTTGGCGAGGGCAGCCAGCATCTGGCGGGCAACTTCCTGTTCTGGCCGGACGGGCTGGGGCGGTCGGGCGGCTTCGGATACATCAATCTCGACAGCATGAGCATCCCCAAGCCGCAGCGCGCGGACGACGACGACGTCGATGTGCGTACCCTGGCCACGCCGCTCAAGCAGGGCGTGACCCTGCTCATCGGCCAGGCGCTCAGCAGCGAGGAACAGCTGGCCGACCACACCTTCGCGCTGGTGGCCTGGGGCGTCGGCGTGATTGCGTTGCTGTCCTTGCTTGGCGGCGTGCTGATGGGGCGCAACGTGCTGCGCCGGCTGGAGTCGGTAAGCGAGGCTGCTGGCGAAATCATGGCTGGGCGCCTGTCCCAGCGCATACCGGTCGCCGGGCGTGGCGATGAATTCGACGAGCTGGCAGAGCGGCTCAACGCCATGCTCAGACGTATCGACCAGCTCGTCTGCGGTATGCGCGAGGTGACCGACAACGTCGCGCACGATCTGCGCAGTCCGCTGACGCGGCTGCGCAACCGTCTTGAGGTTGCCCTGCTGGAGGCACGCGAGCCAGCCGAATATCGCGAGGTGATCGAGGGGGCGGTCGCGGACCTTGAAGGCATCATTCAAACCTTCAACGCCCTGCTTAGCATCGCCCAGGCCGAGGCCGGCATGCGTCGCAAGGATTTTTCGCCGGTCGAACTCGTGGCCTTGACTGCAGATCTGGGGGAACTCTATGGCGCACTCGCCGAGGAGGCGGGGCTCGTGCTCGATATCGACGGGTGCGGCGAGGCCTGGGTCAGCGGGCATCGCGACCTGATCGCCCAGGCCGTGGGCAATCTGCTGGATAACGCCATTAAATACACGCCCGCCGGTGGACGCGTCAGGCTGGAACTGGCGTGCACAGGCGGGCACGTGAGATTGAGCGTCAGCGACAGCGGACCGGGTATCCCGGATGCGGAGTACGAACGGGTGATGCAGCGCTTCGTGCGCCTCGACGCCGCACGCAGTTCGCCCGGCAACGGCTTGGGGCTGGCCTTGGTCAAGGCCGTTGCCCAGCTGCATGGCGCCACGGTGAGTCTTGGCGATGCGGGGCCCGGACTCGCGGTGACGCTGGATTTTCCCACGCTCTGA
- a CDS encoding GTPase codes for MNLTPRLRQLLALGLLLVLLLALLLSLAITDLALRVWQRLSALPPWVYVTYGVLLVVFLGAGFWLLYRLLRSPRRASADLSDAPLDETGLEARLQAAEARGIDVAAARSELAELGARRATGHLYVALFGEVSVGKSSLIRALIPGAEAEVGVEAGVTREVRHYRWQSPAGDALVLADVPGTGEVGGELDELAAEEARRAQLVVYVTDGDLTRSQQTALERLAALRKPLLLALNKSDRYGAAELETVAARLRERLAAAGVAAPVVAVSAGAQREVLRALPDGGETRELRTAPPEVEALRDALQRAVDGDPQLLERLRDGAIFALAAERLAVAERDWRRQAADRVIRSSSRKAALAALATVAPGADVLVQGYIGTALVRELCELYEIPVQTIDIQQFLKSVQTRVGRVMPLVLSVVGNGLKAFPGLGTVVGGVVQAIAYGLIFDALGRALARTLETRGRLNQTAVDQAFREVLGEDLEARARRLAEWLVKNQRGRGD; via the coding sequence ATGAATCTGACCCCTCGTTTACGTCAGTTGCTCGCACTCGGCCTCCTGCTGGTGCTGCTGCTGGCGCTCCTGCTGTCGCTGGCGATCACCGATCTCGCACTGCGGGTCTGGCAGCGTCTGTCGGCCCTGCCGCCCTGGGTCTACGTGACCTACGGGGTGCTGCTGGTGGTCTTCCTCGGCGCCGGTTTCTGGCTGCTCTACCGCCTGTTGCGTTCGCCCCGCCGTGCGTCCGCCGACTTGTCGGATGCGCCATTGGACGAGACCGGCCTGGAGGCGCGTCTGCAGGCCGCCGAGGCGCGCGGTATCGATGTCGCCGCCGCACGTTCGGAGTTGGCCGAACTCGGTGCGCGCCGTGCCACGGGCCATCTGTATGTGGCCTTGTTCGGGGAGGTCAGCGTCGGCAAGAGCAGTCTGATCCGCGCGCTGATTCCGGGTGCCGAGGCGGAGGTCGGCGTCGAGGCGGGCGTCACCCGCGAGGTGCGTCACTACCGATGGCAAAGCCCGGCTGGCGACGCGCTGGTGCTGGCCGACGTGCCGGGCACCGGCGAGGTCGGTGGCGAGCTGGACGAGCTGGCCGCGGAGGAGGCGAGGCGCGCGCAACTGGTGGTTTACGTGACCGACGGCGACCTCACGCGCAGCCAGCAGACCGCGCTCGAACGCCTGGCCGCGCTGCGCAAGCCGCTGCTGCTCGCGCTCAACAAGAGCGACCGCTACGGCGCGGCCGAACTGGAGACCGTGGCCGCGCGTCTGCGCGAGCGTCTCGCCGCGGCTGGCGTGGCGGCGCCGGTCGTCGCGGTCAGTGCGGGCGCGCAGCGAGAGGTGCTGCGGGCCTTGCCGGACGGGGGCGAGACGCGCGAGCTGCGCACTGCGCCGCCGGAGGTCGAGGCGTTGCGCGATGCGTTGCAGCGTGCGGTCGACGGCGATCCGCAGCTGCTGGAACGGCTGCGCGACGGTGCGATCTTCGCCCTCGCCGCCGAAAGGCTGGCGGTGGCCGAGCGCGACTGGCGGCGGCAGGCAGCCGACCGGGTGATCCGATCCAGTTCGCGCAAGGCCGCCCTCGCGGCGCTGGCCACGGTGGCGCCGGGGGCGGACGTGCTGGTGCAGGGTTACATCGGCACGGCACTGGTGCGCGAGCTGTGCGAGCTGTACGAGATTCCCGTGCAGACGATCGACATCCAGCAGTTTCTCAAGAGCGTGCAGACCCGGGTCGGGCGGGTGATGCCGCTGGTGCTGAGCGTGGTGGGCAATGGCCTGAAGGCCTTTCCCGGCCTCGGCACGGTGGTCGGCGGCGTGGTGCAGGCGATCGCCTACGGGTTGATCTTCGATGCGCTGGGGCGTGCGCTGGCGCGTACACTGGAAACCCGCGGTCGCCTGAATCAGACCGCGGTCGACCAGGCATTCAGGGAGGTGCTCGGTGAAGATCTGGAAGCGCGTGCGCGGCGTCTGGCCGAGTGGCTGGTCAAGAATCAGCGCGGACGCGGAGACTGA
- a CDS encoding GTP-binding protein, translated as MKIWKRVRGVWPSGWSRISADAETEGADVTSGQGGERHLALARESLRELLEDERVPAGVREELAEDYARVQRLLDKIEHGHVHVAVFGRVSVGKSALLNALLGEPRFATSPLHGETRRSEEACWESFDAGGVYLIDTPGINEVAGEARERLAREVATESDLVLFVVDGDLTAAEHEALGWVMHEQSAVILVLNKADRYTEAERATLRQVLLSRLLGRLPEERLVLTSAAPAERIRIRVDAQGHETEERVCPPVDVDELKLRLWAVLEAEGKTLAALNAGLFAGRLSERVAERILAAKQAIGERVIRLYCLSKGVAVGFNPIPGADLVAAVMLDVGMVVHLSRVYGMPFSRVEAGRLVAVISAQLAALMGTAWTLNLVAGLLKLGSGGLSTLATGTAQGAVAYFATYVVGRAAERYLAAGKSWGEGGPKRMVREILDSLDRDSMLREAREEILARLKGRKPTGEK; from the coding sequence GTGAAGATCTGGAAGCGCGTGCGCGGCGTCTGGCCGAGTGGCTGGTCAAGAATCAGCGCGGACGCGGAGACTGAGGGGGCAGACGTAACCTCGGGGCAGGGCGGCGAGCGCCACCTGGCGCTGGCGCGCGAAAGCCTGCGCGAACTGCTCGAGGACGAGCGCGTGCCTGCCGGCGTGCGCGAGGAACTGGCCGAGGACTACGCGCGCGTCCAGCGCTTGCTGGACAAGATCGAGCACGGTCATGTGCACGTGGCCGTGTTCGGGCGGGTGAGTGTGGGCAAATCCGCCCTGCTCAACGCATTGCTCGGCGAGCCGCGCTTTGCGACCAGCCCGTTGCACGGCGAAACCCGGCGCAGCGAGGAGGCCTGCTGGGAGTCCTTCGACGCCGGTGGCGTCTATCTCATCGACACGCCCGGCATCAACGAGGTGGCCGGCGAGGCGCGGGAGCGCCTGGCGCGTGAGGTGGCCACCGAGTCCGATCTGGTGCTGTTCGTGGTCGACGGCGACCTCACCGCGGCCGAGCACGAGGCTCTGGGCTGGGTGATGCACGAGCAGAGCGCGGTGATTCTGGTGCTGAACAAGGCCGACCGCTATACCGAAGCCGAGCGCGCGACCCTGCGTCAGGTATTGCTGTCGCGTCTGCTGGGCCGCCTGCCCGAGGAGCGGCTGGTGCTTACCTCCGCCGCACCCGCCGAACGCATCCGCATACGCGTGGATGCGCAGGGACACGAAACCGAGGAACGCGTGTGTCCGCCGGTCGACGTCGACGAACTCAAGCTGCGCCTGTGGGCGGTGCTCGAGGCCGAGGGCAAGACTCTGGCGGCGCTCAACGCCGGTCTCTTCGCCGGCCGCCTGAGCGAACGGGTGGCCGAACGCATCCTCGCGGCCAAGCAGGCGATCGGCGAACGGGTGATCCGCCTGTATTGCCTGTCCAAGGGGGTGGCCGTCGGTTTCAATCCGATCCCGGGCGCCGATCTGGTGGCGGCGGTGATGCTGGATGTCGGCATGGTGGTGCACCTGAGCCGGGTCTATGGCATGCCGTTCTCGCGGGTGGAGGCGGGCCGTCTGGTGGCGGTGATCTCCGCACAGCTCGCGGCGCTGATGGGTACGGCGTGGACGCTGAACCTGGTGGCCGGATTGCTCAAGCTGGGCAGCGGCGGCCTCTCCACGCTGGCCACGGGTACCGCGCAGGGCGCTGTGGCCTACTTCGCAACCTACGTCGTCGGCCGCGCGGCGGAACGTTATCTGGCGGCCGGCAAATCCTGGGGCGAGGGCGGGCCCAAGCGCATGGTGCGCGAGATTCTCGATTCGCTGGATCGCGACTCGATGCTGCGCGAGGCGCGCGAGGAGATTCTGGCGCGACTCAAGGGGCGCAAGCCCACGGGTGAAAAATAA
- a CDS encoding tetratricopeptide repeat protein: MRPGFKLAPIAMATCLALSAGVAQASPGMDAFGRGVTAFRAGDYEAALSAFLKARASGIDSTNLRYDLGSTYFKLGRYREAAREFEALSREPALAALAHYNLGLIALAEHRKRQAMAAFKRATASEGSDKIRALAYEQIQRLNPTAASPAPRWVGFANLGGGYDNNVSLLSRSNLITAAGQGSNFVQLLAGAIGQLQGTPDHGLRLIGTVYHVSYSSLSAYNQTLARLGLAYRQPMSGWATEAAAYLNYSYLHGSAFEQFNSLEFRAWHPLGEDWRVRLRYRYSRITGLATYGYLSGGQQQLGAQARWTPGQLKLRLGYELELNNRSDLTIGNQFYSASPTRQEVYLRASWPVSGKVKIFAHASYQHSRYGSPDITLQGGNLVSKRRVDDRYLESLGAQYRLSSGWYLVGEYQHTHAHSTFSIYTYGSDRYSLQVEHYF; the protein is encoded by the coding sequence ATGCGACCGGGGTTCAAGCTCGCGCCAATCGCCATGGCGACATGCCTCGCATTATCTGCGGGTGTCGCCCAGGCCTCGCCAGGCATGGACGCCTTCGGAAGGGGAGTCACGGCTTTTCGCGCAGGCGATTACGAAGCCGCGCTATCGGCTTTTCTCAAGGCGCGGGCTTCGGGAATCGATAGCACCAACCTGCGTTACGACCTGGGTTCCACCTATTTCAAACTCGGGCGCTACCGCGAGGCTGCCCGCGAATTCGAGGCACTGAGCCGCGAGCCGGCACTTGCGGCGCTAGCCCATTACAACCTTGGCCTGATAGCCCTCGCCGAGCACCGAAAGCGTCAAGCCATGGCGGCATTCAAGCGGGCAACTGCCTCGGAGGGTTCCGACAAGATCAGGGCCCTGGCCTACGAGCAGATCCAGCGTCTGAATCCGACGGCGGCCAGCCCGGCCCCACGCTGGGTGGGTTTTGCCAATCTGGGCGGCGGTTACGACAACAACGTTTCGTTGTTGTCGCGCTCCAATCTGATTACCGCAGCGGGGCAAGGTTCGAATTTCGTGCAGCTGCTCGCCGGCGCTATCGGCCAGCTGCAGGGGACGCCGGACCATGGGCTGCGGCTCATCGGTACGGTCTACCATGTCAGCTATTCCTCGCTGAGCGCCTATAACCAGACCCTTGCTAGATTGGGCTTGGCTTACCGCCAGCCGATGTCGGGCTGGGCGACCGAGGCGGCTGCCTATCTCAATTACAGCTATCTGCATGGCAGCGCATTCGAGCAGTTCAACTCACTGGAATTTCGGGCGTGGCATCCGCTCGGCGAGGATTGGCGGGTTCGCCTGCGCTACCGTTATAGCAGGATTACCGGGCTGGCGACCTATGGCTATCTGTCCGGGGGGCAGCAGCAGTTGGGTGCGCAGGCACGTTGGACGCCGGGGCAGCTCAAGCTGCGTCTCGGGTACGAGTTGGAACTCAACAACCGCTCAGATCTGACAATCGGCAACCAGTTTTACAGCGCCTCTCCGACGCGCCAGGAGGTCTATCTGCGCGCAAGCTGGCCGGTATCGGGGAAGGTCAAGATTTTCGCGCACGCGAGTTATCAGCACAGCCGTTACGGTTCACCCGACATCACGCTCCAGGGTGGAAATCTGGTCAGCAAGCGGCGGGTGGACGATAGGTACCTGGAATCACTGGGCGCGCAATATCGTTTGTCGAGCGGGTGGTATCTGGTGGGCGAATATCAGCATACCCACGCGCATTCGACGTTTAGCATCTATACCTACGGCAGCGACCGCTATTCGCTGCAAGTCGAGCACTATTTCTAG
- a CDS encoding molybdopterin-dependent oxidoreductase yields MSVPSPVYLWGLVPLGLLGIGLLAHKSLAVRWPALGDWLRRRTWPWTLRIVHVFLLASFIVLMLSGVAIYLPDLHAVLLPWLQTIYALHVWLGTAFLVALLIALLSSPRLVRRVRLVDWTLVSAGSLFLGVSGYVLWFDTTFPVYWNAIAFGWHGWVAYALLAWLLVHGFLRTFSFQRSGHPLNWRVDFTRRRFLSMGVSLVGASFGLLGLAGMRRRPDPTSGGVDSMATSDAAAQWAFPEHYSYTGIYPEIDPVGFRLSIGGLVEHPVTMRLEEIRALDPVMIRSNFHCVTGWSVPDVPWDGIAVEALMAHAGVLPQARYLAFYSADGVYVDCLSLQQARVRGVMLAYGIAGEPLPGRGGFPLRLVVPGMYGYKSVKWVDRVVATAEPVTGTWERQGYPADAYLGSVKTGF; encoded by the coding sequence ATGAGCGTGCCGTCACCTGTTTATCTCTGGGGTCTTGTCCCGCTCGGCCTGCTGGGCATCGGCCTGCTGGCGCACAAATCCCTGGCCGTTCGCTGGCCGGCGCTCGGCGATTGGTTGCGACGGCGGACCTGGCCGTGGACGTTGCGCATCGTCCACGTGTTTCTGCTGGCGTCCTTCATCGTGCTGATGCTCAGCGGGGTGGCGATCTATCTGCCCGATCTGCATGCGGTGCTGTTGCCCTGGCTGCAGACCATCTACGCGTTGCACGTGTGGCTGGGGACGGCCTTTCTGGTTGCCCTGCTGATTGCGCTGCTGTCGTCGCCGCGGCTGGTGCGGCGCGTGCGGCTCGTCGACTGGACGCTGGTGTCCGCAGGAAGTCTGTTTCTCGGCGTGAGCGGCTACGTGCTGTGGTTTGACACGACCTTCCCCGTGTACTGGAATGCCATCGCCTTCGGCTGGCATGGCTGGGTGGCGTATGCGCTGTTGGCGTGGCTGCTGGTGCATGGGTTTCTGCGCACCTTCTCGTTCCAACGCAGCGGCCATCCGCTGAACTGGCGTGTCGATTTCACCCGGCGACGTTTCCTGTCGATGGGCGTGTCGCTGGTGGGCGCCAGTTTTGGCCTGCTGGGGCTGGCCGGCATGCGGCGCAGGCCGGATCCGACATCCGGCGGGGTCGACAGCATGGCCACCAGTGATGCGGCGGCGCAATGGGCCTTTCCCGAGCACTACAGTTATACCGGCATCTACCCCGAGATCGATCCGGTGGGCTTTCGGCTGTCCATAGGCGGGCTGGTCGAGCATCCGGTCACGATGCGTCTCGAAGAGATCAGGGCACTGGATCCGGTAATGATTCGAAGCAATTTCCATTGCGTCACCGGCTGGAGCGTGCCGGACGTGCCCTGGGACGGGATCGCCGTGGAGGCCTTGATGGCGCATGCCGGTGTGCTGCCGCAGGCGCGCTATCTCGCCTTTTATTCGGCCGACGGCGTGTATGTCGACTGCCTCAGCCTACAACAGGCGCGGGTGCGTGGGGTCATGCTGGCCTACGGTATCGCCGGCGAGCCGCTGCCTGGTCGCGGCGGTTTCCCGCTGCGCCTGGTGGTGCCGGGCATGTACGGCTACAAGTCGGTGAAATGGGTGGATCGTGTGGTCGCCACCGCCGAGCCGGTCACGGGTACCTGGGAGCGGCAGGGCTATCCCGCCGATGCTTATCTGGGCAGCGTCAAGACCGGTTTCTGA
- the soxX gene encoding sulfur oxidation c-type cytochrome SoxX — protein sequence MRYPAKLISTMASAAVLTGSLYALPGTASASEPTAADIAQGKALAFNRSEGNCLACHAIKGGNMPGDIGPPLVAMKARFPDREKLFAQIWDPRHNNPQTAMPPFGANHILTKEQINKIVDFLYTL from the coding sequence ATGCGGTACCCCGCGAAACTCATCTCGACTATGGCCTCGGCGGCCGTGTTGACTGGAAGCTTGTACGCTCTACCCGGTACCGCGAGTGCCAGCGAGCCCACGGCAGCCGATATTGCCCAGGGCAAGGCGCTGGCTTTCAACCGCTCGGAAGGCAACTGCCTTGCCTGCCACGCGATCAAAGGCGGCAACATGCCGGGTGATATCGGCCCGCCACTGGTCGCCATGAAGGCCCGCTTCCCGGATCGGGAAAAATTGTTCGCTCAGATCTGGGATCCGCGCCACAACAATCCGCAGACGGCGATGCCCCCCTTCGGCGCCAACCACATCCTGACGAAAGAGCAGATCAACAAGATCGTCGATTTCCTATACACCTTGTAA
- the soxZ gene encoding thiosulfate oxidation carrier complex protein SoxZ: MPSNTIRIRAKISGGVTDVKSLISHPMTTGLQKDKKTGKVIPAHFIEQVTAELDGKQVFVANWSIGISTNPFLSFKVEGGKPGETLKLSWVDNKGESDSTTTKLS; this comes from the coding sequence ATGCCTAGCAATACCATCCGAATCCGCGCGAAAATCAGCGGCGGCGTCACCGACGTCAAGAGCCTGATCAGCCATCCGATGACGACCGGGCTGCAAAAAGACAAGAAGACCGGCAAGGTAATTCCGGCGCATTTCATCGAACAGGTCACCGCCGAGCTCGACGGCAAGCAGGTTTTTGTCGCGAACTGGAGCATCGGTATCTCGACCAACCCCTTCCTGTCTTTCAAGGTTGAAGGCGGCAAGCCGGGGGAAACCCTCAAGCTGAGCTGGGTCGACAACAAGGGCGAGTCCGACTCGACCACGACCAAACTGTCCTGA
- the soxY gene encoding thiosulfate oxidation carrier protein SoxY, producing MNMKRRVFLRGTFTASAIGVAVGAGLLTPQTVLAAWPKDAFRTKDMKEAMKIIDGTDAVESGHVTVHAPDIAENGAVVPVTISSDLKGAKTVSIFTPDNPYPLNSSYELMGAMPYVSTRIKLAKTMKVMGVVRSADGKLYSASKEVKVTIGGCGG from the coding sequence ATGAACATGAAACGCCGAGTTTTCCTCAGGGGCACGTTTACCGCGAGCGCGATCGGCGTGGCGGTCGGGGCCGGTCTGCTGACGCCGCAGACGGTCTTGGCCGCCTGGCCCAAGGACGCATTCCGCACCAAGGACATGAAGGAAGCCATGAAGATCATCGACGGCACCGATGCCGTCGAGAGCGGGCATGTCACCGTGCACGCGCCCGATATCGCCGAGAACGGCGCCGTCGTGCCGGTCACGATCTCCTCAGACCTCAAGGGCGCCAAGACCGTATCGATCTTTACGCCCGACAACCCCTACCCGCTGAATTCAAGCTATGAGCTCATGGGTGCCATGCCTTATGTTTCCACCCGAATCAAATTGGCCAAGACCATGAAGGTGATGGGTGTGGTGCGCTCTGCAGACGGCAAGCTGTACAGCGCCAGCAAGGAAGTCAAGGTCACCATCGGTGGCTGCGGCGGCTGA
- a CDS encoding anti-sigma factor family protein codes for MNCPVYRRRFDRYLDGTISADDRRELDEHLAYCPACREQLSWERRVWSDLRKLSVPPMRAGFADRAIARAVRQPSVRKPIRQRMVGLAVAASLLAGIAIGIGVQRQAQEGGAPTVQLAQGKDTIRLVFNASKPVQGVRFTVILPAGVEVAGHPGQREIVWHGQLKQGRNLLSLPLVAERSGRGVLRAEVQYGEYAREIQVGVHVKGNRTMSNI; via the coding sequence ATGAACTGCCCAGTCTATCGTAGGCGTTTTGATCGGTATCTGGATGGCACGATCTCTGCAGATGATCGTCGCGAGCTGGATGAGCATTTGGCCTACTGCCCGGCCTGCCGTGAGCAGTTGAGCTGGGAGCGACGGGTCTGGAGCGATCTGCGAAAGCTGTCCGTGCCGCCGATGCGTGCCGGGTTCGCCGATCGTGCGATCGCAAGGGCCGTGCGCCAGCCCTCGGTGCGCAAGCCTATCCGCCAGCGCATGGTAGGGCTGGCAGTCGCCGCGAGCCTGCTCGCCGGTATCGCTATTGGCATCGGCGTGCAGCGGCAGGCTCAGGAAGGGGGGGCGCCGACGGTGCAGCTCGCACAAGGCAAGGATACGATCCGGCTGGTGTTCAATGCCTCGAAGCCTGTGCAAGGCGTGCGTTTCACCGTAATCCTGCCCGCCGGTGTAGAAGTGGCCGGTCACCCGGGGCAGCGTGAAATCGTCTGGCATGGTCAGCTCAAGCAGGGCCGCAACCTGCTGAGCCTGCCACTGGTCGCGGAGCGAAGCGGGCGCGGCGTATTGAGGGCCGAGGTCCAGTACGGCGAGTATGCACGGGAGATTCAGGTGGGCGTGCACGTGAAGGGTAACCGTACGATGTCCAATATCTAA
- a CDS encoding RNA polymerase sigma factor has protein sequence MNSQRLSKWFSRPLPPDDFEALVAPHIETLYRVAYRFTGHQDDAEDLVQDLLIKLYPKSTELAAIDVLRPWLMRALYNLFVDGRRRHARSPHGHLDLHAESEDDGGCTGVWDRMASSEAGPETTVERGLLEGHIMEAMEALNEEQKAVLMLHDVEGYSLVELAETLDVPVGTLKSRLFRARRALKDSLMARKVGQKELYFLDEGMTDELPSLS, from the coding sequence ATGAACAGCCAACGACTCAGCAAATGGTTTAGCCGACCGCTGCCGCCCGACGATTTCGAGGCGCTGGTGGCTCCGCACATCGAGACCCTGTACCGGGTGGCCTATCGGTTTACCGGACATCAGGACGATGCGGAGGATCTGGTGCAGGATCTGTTGATCAAACTGTACCCGAAGTCGACGGAGCTGGCCGCGATCGATGTGCTGCGTCCTTGGTTGATGCGCGCGCTGTACAACCTGTTCGTCGACGGGAGGCGCCGGCATGCAAGAAGCCCCCACGGGCATCTGGATCTACATGCCGAGTCCGAGGATGACGGAGGATGCACCGGCGTTTGGGATCGCATGGCTTCGTCGGAGGCCGGTCCGGAAACCACCGTCGAACGAGGCCTGCTCGAAGGGCACATCATGGAGGCGATGGAGGCGCTTAACGAGGAACAGAAGGCGGTGCTCATGCTGCATGACGTGGAGGGCTACAGCCTGGTCGAACTGGCGGAAACGCTGGATGTTCCGGTGGGGACGCTCAAATCGCGCCTGTTCCGTGCTCGGCGTGCGCTCAAGGACAGCCTGATGGCTCGCAAGGTGGGTCAGAAGGAACTCTATTTTTTGGACGAGGGGATGACCGATGAACTGCCCAGTCTATCGTAG